One window of Triticum dicoccoides isolate Atlit2015 ecotype Zavitan chromosome 5A, WEW_v2.0, whole genome shotgun sequence genomic DNA carries:
- the LOC119296958 gene encoding E3 ubiquitin-protein ligase RMA2-like — protein MTELTKEKCRTADKLQDSIGDGTVGVPGGATAACWDCSICLETASEPVVTLCGHLYCWPCIFRWLTTSSRSKSRASSSARCPVCKAAVSEDHLMPLFGRARAATLIPAGGRGGSVCQVPRRSPVPGPNAEERLQGPDLHDGGNFYYYENIGINGLDCSNEERLLGGIALAVLLPWATRGGGTGRPPPPSLYRDGEGWRMARQQRRVARRLRQMWVFLAMVAFLCFLLL, from the coding sequence atgacggAGCTGACCAAGGAGAAATGCCGGACGGCCGACAAGCTGCAGGATAGCATCGGTGATGGCACCGTCGGAGTGCCTGGCGGCGCGACGGCGGCGTGCTGGGACTGCAGCATCTGCCTGGAGACGGCATCGGAGCCGGTGGTGACGCTGTGCGGCCACCTCTACTGCTGGCCCTGCATCTTCCGCTGGCTCACCACCTCCTCCAGGTCCAAGTCCCGCGCCTCGTCCTCGGCGCGCTGCCCCGTCTGCAAGGCCGCCGTCTCCGAGGACCACCTCATGCCGCTCTTCGGCCGCGCTCGTGCCGCCACCCTAATCCCGGCCGGAGGCAGAGGAGGCAGCGTCTGCCAGGTACCGCGTCGTTCGCCGGTGCCGGGGCCGAACGCGGAGGAGCGCCTTCAGGGGCCGGACTTGCACGACGGCGGCAACTTCTACTACTACGAGAATATTGGGATCAATGGCCTGGACTGCTCCAACGAGGAGCGCTTGCTCGGCGGCATCGCGCTGGCGGTGCTACTCCCATGGGCGACGAGGGGCGGTGGGACTGGGAGGCCGCCACCGCCGTCGTTGTACCGCGACGGCGAGGGCTGGAGGATGGCGCGCCAGCAGAGGCGGGTGGCGCGCAGGTTGCGGCAGATGTGGGTGTTCCTCGCCATGGTGGCGTTCCTCTGCTTCCTTCTTCTTTGA